Proteins from one Arthrobacter sp. DNA4 genomic window:
- the acsA gene encoding acetate--CoA ligase — translation MTAGVEGSTRWPAITKDVGAFPVQPNLLDYDAARRDFSWDQARQALAGLPGGRGLNIAYEAVDRHVAEGRGGKEALRFVMADGGTRSLTYGGLADGSGRFAAVLQSLGVGRGERVFSLLGRSPALYTAVLGTFKNGSVFCPLFSAFGPEPVRQRLHLGTGRLLLTTRALYRRKVAPVRDALPGLRHVLLVDADGSPEPETLDLAALLAQADPIGEIADTQPEDMALLHFTSGTTGTPKGAIHVHDAVAAHYATGRFALDLHPDDIYWCTADPGWVTGTSYGIIAPLVHGVTAIVDEEELDADRWYRILAEQHVTVWYTAPTALRMLMKAGAGRAAGHDLSALRFIASVGEPLNPEAVVWGQDVLGLPVHDNWWQTETGGIMIANYPAMDIRPGSMGRPLPGIEAALVARDADGKPIVKDGQAVLVTGPDTMGELALRPGWPSMFRGYLNEEERYRRCFAGGWYLTGDLAKRDGDGYFWFVGRGDDVIKSSGHLIGPFEVESCLMEHPAVAEAGVIGVPDPVAGEVVKAFVELKPGNEPTEELQLDIIGFARKRLGAAVAPRLLDFTTTLPKTRSGKILRRLLKSRELGLPEGDTSTLESPAGPAVPLKDQP, via the coding sequence ATGACCGCCGGAGTTGAGGGTTCCACGCGCTGGCCTGCCATCACCAAGGATGTGGGCGCCTTCCCGGTCCAGCCCAACCTGCTGGATTACGATGCCGCCCGGCGGGACTTCAGCTGGGACCAGGCACGGCAGGCGCTGGCCGGGCTGCCCGGAGGCCGGGGCCTGAACATCGCCTACGAGGCCGTGGACCGGCACGTGGCGGAAGGGCGCGGCGGCAAGGAGGCGCTGAGGTTCGTGATGGCCGACGGCGGCACCCGCTCCCTGACCTACGGCGGCCTTGCGGACGGGTCCGGCAGGTTCGCGGCCGTGCTGCAGAGCCTGGGGGTGGGGCGCGGCGAACGGGTCTTTTCGCTCCTGGGCCGCAGCCCCGCGCTGTACACCGCCGTGCTGGGCACCTTCAAGAACGGCAGCGTCTTCTGCCCGCTCTTCTCCGCCTTCGGCCCCGAGCCGGTGCGGCAGCGGCTGCACCTCGGAACGGGCCGGCTACTGCTGACCACCAGGGCGCTGTACCGCAGGAAGGTGGCGCCGGTCCGGGACGCCCTGCCCGGCCTCCGCCACGTCCTGCTGGTGGACGCCGACGGCAGTCCCGAACCGGAAACCCTGGACCTGGCCGCACTCCTGGCCCAGGCTGATCCCATCGGGGAGATCGCTGACACCCAGCCCGAGGACATGGCCCTGCTGCACTTCACCAGCGGCACCACCGGCACGCCCAAGGGCGCCATCCATGTCCACGACGCCGTCGCCGCGCATTACGCCACCGGCCGCTTCGCGCTGGACCTGCACCCGGACGACATCTACTGGTGCACCGCCGATCCGGGCTGGGTGACCGGCACGTCCTACGGCATCATCGCCCCGCTGGTGCACGGGGTCACCGCCATCGTGGACGAGGAGGAACTGGACGCCGACCGCTGGTACCGGATCCTCGCGGAGCAGCACGTCACCGTCTGGTACACCGCGCCCACGGCGCTGCGGATGCTTATGAAGGCCGGCGCCGGCCGCGCTGCGGGCCATGACCTGTCCGCGCTGCGCTTCATCGCCAGCGTGGGGGAGCCGCTGAACCCGGAGGCCGTGGTGTGGGGCCAGGACGTCCTGGGCCTGCCCGTGCACGACAACTGGTGGCAGACCGAAACCGGGGGGATCATGATCGCCAACTACCCGGCCATGGACATTCGGCCCGGCTCCATGGGCCGGCCGCTGCCCGGCATCGAGGCGGCCCTGGTGGCGCGCGACGCCGACGGCAAACCCATCGTCAAAGACGGCCAGGCAGTCCTGGTCACCGGGCCGGACACCATGGGCGAGCTGGCGCTGCGCCCCGGGTGGCCGTCCATGTTCCGCGGCTACCTCAATGAGGAGGAGCGCTACCGGCGGTGTTTCGCCGGCGGCTGGTACCTCACCGGCGACCTGGCAAAGCGCGACGGCGACGGCTACTTCTGGTTCGTGGGCCGCGGCGACGACGTGATCAAGTCATCCGGCCACCTGATCGGCCCCTTTGAGGTGGAAAGCTGCCTCATGGAGCACCCGGCCGTGGCCGAGGCCGGCGTGATCGGCGTCCCGGACCCCGTGGCCGGTGAGGTGGTCAAGGCCTTCGTGGAACTCAAACCCGGCAACGAGCCCACGGAGGAGCTCCAGCTGGACATCATCGGCTTCGCGCGGAAACGGCTGGGCGCCGCCGTTGCCCCGAGGCTGCTGGACTTCACCACCACCCTGCCCAAGACGCGCAGCGGCAAGATCCTGCGCCGGCTCCTGAAGTCCCGCGAGCTGGGGCTGCCGGAGGGCGATACCTCAACGCTTGAGTCCCCGGCCGGGCCTGCCGTGCCGCTGAAGGACCAGCCATGA
- a CDS encoding erythromycin esterase family protein — protein sequence MWANHEVAEFLTWLRAWNLRLPEHQRTGFYGLDVYSLWDSLREIFAWLEANASEALPAALHAWHCFIPFREDPQRYALSSRLVPQSCEADVVALLAAVRRQALGRMQDDPAAFDAVQNAIVATNAERYYRTMVRGDQQSWNIRDHHMSDTIDRISRHHGPGSKGLVWAHNTHVGDARATDMAHDGMVNIGQLVRQRHPGEVVLAGFASFAGSVTAAESWGSPEWVMKVPAAVHGSHEDLLNEALGDPSVLVFGADRTGPWLKSWRGHRAIGVVYNPPRERGNYVPTRMGDRYDALFWHPRTEALRPLHHEYQPGEPEFETEPTGF from the coding sequence ATGTGGGCCAACCACGAGGTGGCGGAATTCCTCACCTGGCTGCGCGCATGGAACCTGCGCCTTCCGGAGCACCAGCGGACGGGCTTCTACGGCCTGGACGTCTACTCACTGTGGGACTCGCTGCGGGAAATCTTCGCCTGGCTGGAGGCCAACGCCAGTGAGGCCCTCCCGGCGGCACTGCATGCCTGGCACTGCTTTATCCCGTTCCGCGAGGATCCGCAGCGGTATGCGCTGAGCAGCCGCCTGGTCCCGCAGTCCTGCGAAGCGGACGTGGTGGCCTTGCTCGCGGCCGTCCGGCGGCAGGCGCTGGGCCGGATGCAGGACGATCCGGCGGCTTTTGATGCCGTGCAGAACGCCATTGTGGCCACCAACGCCGAACGCTACTACCGGACCATGGTCCGCGGTGACCAGCAGTCCTGGAACATCCGTGATCACCACATGAGCGACACCATCGACCGCATCTCCCGCCACCACGGGCCCGGCTCCAAGGGGCTGGTGTGGGCCCACAACACGCATGTGGGCGATGCCCGTGCCACGGACATGGCCCACGACGGGATGGTCAACATCGGGCAGTTGGTCCGCCAGCGCCATCCCGGCGAAGTGGTGCTGGCTGGGTTCGCGTCCTTCGCCGGGTCCGTCACGGCGGCCGAATCATGGGGCTCCCCGGAATGGGTCATGAAGGTTCCGGCGGCGGTGCACGGCAGCCATGAGGACCTCCTCAACGAGGCGCTGGGGGACCCCTCCGTGCTGGTGTTCGGGGCGGACCGGACGGGCCCGTGGCTCAAGTCCTGGCGCGGACACCGGGCCATCGGGGTGGTGTACAACCCGCCCCGGGAGAGGGGCAACTACGTGCCCACCCGGATGGGGGACCGCTACGACGCCCTGTTCTGGCATCCGCGGACCGAGGCGCTGCGGCCGCTGCACCATGAATACCAGCCCGGCGAACCCGAGTTTGAGACCGAGCCCACGGGGTTCTAG
- a CDS encoding erythromycin esterase family protein, whose product MNTSVSNTGTGRWEERGAERAAEAAQIRSLAHPLATADDLEPLVRLAAPARFVCLGEASHGTQEYYHWRALLSRRLIEEYGFTWIGVEGDWPDCWRINRWVRGEAGQDMDARGCW is encoded by the coding sequence ATGAACACTTCGGTAAGCAACACCGGCACCGGCCGCTGGGAGGAACGGGGGGCGGAACGTGCCGCGGAAGCCGCCCAGATCCGCAGCCTGGCCCACCCCCTGGCCACGGCCGACGACCTCGAACCGCTGGTCCGCCTCGCCGCACCGGCCCGCTTCGTGTGCCTGGGCGAGGCATCCCACGGCACCCAGGAGTACTACCATTGGCGGGCGCTGCTCAGCCGCCGCCTGATCGAGGAGTACGGCTTCACCTGGATCGGCGTGGAGGGCGACTGGCCCGACTGCTGGCGCATCAACCGCTGGGTCCGGGGCGAGGCCGGGCAGGACATGGACGCCCGCGGCTGCTGGTAG
- a CDS encoding phosphoribosyltransferase family protein, translating into MASFHDRSDAGRRLGKRLAGLRGQDVVVLGLPRGGVPVAFEVAKALEAPLDVIVVRKLGVPFQPEVAMGAIGEGNVRVLDPRTISMARVSQEDLQQVERQERALLESRVARFRQGRRRIDLTGRTVVIVDDGIATGSTARAACQVARHLGAARVILAVPVAPARAIVELKEPDDVVCLLSPQDFQAVGYYYRDFSPTEDSEVVQLLDAAAAPAHHNDGYRGDGSLEDDVEIPDGKAVLRGSLYLPARCDGTVLFAHGSGSSRHSPRNRFVASVLHGAGLGTLLLDLLTPEEEVNRANVFDIGLLARRLSSATHWLEARHDGSAGRIGYFGASTGAAAALWAAAEPGAQVAAVVSRGGRPDLAGPRLAAVKAPTLLIVGGADTQVLALNRQAMARMQAPTRLEIVPGATHLFEEPGTLAMAATLAADWFRHYLLPSPVGRHAPEARE; encoded by the coding sequence ATGGCTTCGTTTCATGACAGGTCCGACGCCGGGCGGCGGCTGGGCAAGCGGTTGGCCGGCCTGCGCGGCCAGGATGTCGTGGTGCTGGGCCTGCCACGGGGCGGCGTCCCCGTGGCGTTCGAGGTAGCCAAAGCCCTCGAAGCGCCGCTGGACGTGATCGTGGTGCGGAAACTGGGGGTTCCGTTCCAGCCCGAGGTGGCCATGGGGGCGATCGGGGAGGGCAACGTCCGCGTCCTTGACCCGCGCACCATCTCGATGGCCCGGGTCTCCCAGGAAGACCTGCAGCAGGTGGAGCGGCAGGAACGCGCCTTGCTGGAAAGCAGGGTGGCCAGGTTCCGGCAGGGGCGCCGGCGGATCGACCTGACCGGGCGCACGGTGGTCATTGTCGACGACGGCATTGCCACCGGATCCACCGCCCGCGCGGCCTGCCAGGTGGCCCGCCATCTCGGCGCTGCCAGGGTCATCCTTGCCGTTCCCGTTGCCCCCGCCCGCGCCATTGTGGAGCTCAAGGAACCGGACGACGTCGTCTGCCTCCTTTCGCCCCAGGACTTCCAGGCCGTGGGCTACTACTACCGGGACTTCTCACCCACCGAGGACAGCGAGGTGGTGCAGCTGCTGGACGCCGCTGCCGCCCCGGCGCACCACAACGACGGGTACCGGGGAGACGGCAGCCTGGAGGACGACGTCGAAATTCCCGATGGAAAGGCGGTCCTGCGCGGCAGCCTCTACCTGCCGGCGCGGTGCGACGGCACGGTCCTCTTTGCCCATGGCAGCGGCAGCAGCAGGCACAGCCCCCGCAACCGCTTTGTCGCCTCGGTGCTGCACGGTGCCGGCCTGGGCACGCTGCTCCTTGACCTGCTCACGCCCGAGGAGGAGGTCAACCGGGCCAACGTGTTCGATATCGGCCTGCTGGCCCGCCGCCTTTCCTCCGCCACCCACTGGCTGGAGGCGCGGCACGATGGCTCCGCCGGGCGGATCGGCTACTTCGGGGCCAGCACCGGCGCGGCCGCTGCACTGTGGGCGGCGGCCGAACCCGGCGCCCAGGTTGCCGCCGTCGTCTCCCGCGGCGGCAGGCCGGACCTGGCCGGTCCCCGCCTCGCTGCCGTAAAAGCCCCCACCCTCCTGATTGTTGGTGGTGCCGACACCCAGGTGCTGGCCCTTAACCGGCAGGCCATGGCGCGCATGCAGGCGCCCACCCGGCTGGAGATCGTCCCGGGAGCCACGCACCTCTTCGAGGAACCCGGCACCCTTGCCATGGCGGCCACCCTTGCCGCGGACTGGTTCCGGCACTACCTCCTGCCCTCCCCGGTGGGGCGGCACGCGCCGGAGGCCAGGGAATGA
- a CDS encoding CU044_2847 family protein has product MTEVLRYEVGSGTVLVEAADNSYGVDHPARNEQGILDTGRRLEDALASVRPAARAALEAMAELTPEQIQIEFGVKLAGDAGAVIAKSSSDAHFVLRMTWNPAVAALPGEDITHNG; this is encoded by the coding sequence ATGACCGAAGTGCTGCGCTACGAAGTGGGATCCGGAACCGTGCTCGTTGAGGCTGCGGACAACAGCTACGGCGTGGATCATCCCGCGCGCAACGAACAGGGGATCCTGGACACGGGCAGGCGCCTGGAAGATGCACTTGCCAGCGTCCGCCCCGCTGCCCGCGCAGCACTGGAGGCCATGGCGGAACTTACCCCCGAACAGATCCAGATCGAGTTCGGCGTGAAGCTTGCGGGGGACGCAGGGGCGGTGATTGCCAAGAGCAGTTCCGATGCCCACTTCGTCCTCCGGATGACCTGGAACCCCGCGGTGGCAGCGCTGCCCGGGGAAGACATCACACACAACGGGTGA
- a CDS encoding SPW repeat protein: MKKWYRWQDYVAVAAGLFTAVAVLFTRQQNMSTTLMLVFGGLLVVSGIINLAMPGTPAMEYVQAILAAGLVLSPWLGTYTGATGAAWTSWIAGAVALVVTAVAIKPSTDLRHTYRVSH; the protein is encoded by the coding sequence GTGAAAAAGTGGTATCGGTGGCAGGACTATGTAGCGGTCGCCGCCGGACTCTTCACCGCGGTGGCGGTCCTGTTCACGCGGCAGCAAAACATGTCCACCACCCTGATGCTCGTCTTCGGCGGGCTCCTGGTGGTCAGCGGCATCATCAACCTGGCCATGCCGGGAACTCCGGCCATGGAATACGTGCAGGCCATCCTCGCCGCAGGACTGGTCCTCTCGCCATGGCTTGGGACATACACGGGCGCAACGGGCGCAGCCTGGACGTCATGGATCGCAGGGGCGGTGGCACTGGTGGTAACAGCAGTGGCCATTAAGCCCAGCACCGACCTCCGCCACACCTACCGCGTCTCGCATTAG
- a CDS encoding alkaline phosphatase family protein: MNRRSVRPSAAMRLPSPALAPVLALLLTALVACQAPTPAPAPQTATPSGDATPSSSAPATPTAGAKPTAGTSSTAKPGDAGKPAGTPQHIFVINLENKGYSSVWGDNSPAPYLSGTLRKKGVLLKNYYGIAHNSLPNYLAQVSGQRPNDSTELDCHTYTEFNATGTDPDGTLQGDGCVYPEDTQTVAGQLAAQGKTWKGYMEDMQQPCEHPVLGEADNHIRATPEEQYSTHHNPFMYFRSITSSPDCARNVVNFSVLKNDLKSVDTTPNLAYITPNLCHDGHDGTCADGSDGGLGTADDWLKKQVPAILSSPAYKQDGMLVITFDEAEGDTTGPSEGDPGVPAGGTAGGRVGALVLSPFAVAGTSSDRPYNHYSLLATIEDLFHLPRLGLAGDPGVRTFGDDVYRKES; the protein is encoded by the coding sequence GTGAACCGAAGATCAGTCCGTCCCTCCGCTGCCATGCGGCTTCCTTCCCCCGCGCTGGCGCCCGTGCTGGCGCTGCTCCTGACCGCGCTGGTGGCGTGCCAGGCGCCGACGCCCGCACCGGCGCCGCAGACTGCCACACCGTCCGGCGATGCCACCCCGTCATCCAGCGCGCCGGCAACACCCACGGCAGGCGCAAAACCCACGGCAGGCACAAGCTCCACGGCGAAGCCGGGGGACGCGGGAAAACCGGCCGGAACACCGCAGCACATCTTCGTGATCAACCTGGAGAACAAGGGGTACAGCAGTGTTTGGGGTGACAATTCCCCCGCTCCGTACCTCTCCGGAACCCTCCGGAAGAAGGGCGTGCTGCTGAAGAACTACTACGGGATCGCCCACAACTCGCTGCCCAACTACCTGGCCCAAGTCTCCGGCCAGCGGCCCAACGACAGCACGGAACTGGACTGCCACACGTACACCGAGTTCAACGCCACGGGCACTGATCCGGACGGAACGCTGCAGGGCGATGGCTGCGTTTACCCGGAGGACACCCAAACCGTGGCCGGGCAGCTGGCGGCGCAGGGCAAGACGTGGAAGGGCTACATGGAGGATATGCAGCAGCCGTGCGAGCATCCGGTCCTGGGTGAGGCGGACAACCACATCAGGGCCACGCCGGAGGAGCAGTACTCCACGCACCACAACCCCTTCATGTACTTCCGCTCCATCACGTCGTCCCCGGACTGCGCCCGTAACGTGGTCAACTTCTCCGTGCTCAAGAACGACCTGAAATCCGTGGACACCACCCCCAACCTGGCCTACATCACGCCCAACCTGTGCCACGACGGGCATGACGGCACGTGCGCCGACGGCTCTGACGGCGGCCTGGGGACAGCGGACGACTGGCTCAAGAAGCAGGTGCCGGCCATCCTGTCGTCACCGGCGTACAAGCAGGACGGCATGCTGGTGATCACCTTCGACGAGGCCGAGGGCGACACAACCGGCCCCTCCGAGGGCGACCCTGGAGTCCCGGCCGGGGGGACGGCCGGAGGAAGGGTGGGTGCCCTGGTTCTTTCCCCGTTCGCGGTTGCCGGCACTTCCTCGGACCGGCCCTACAACCACTACAGCCTGCTGGCCACCATCGAGGACCTCTTCCACCTCCCGCGCCTGGGGCTGGCCGGTGATCCCGGCGTTAGGACGTTCGGGGACGACGTCTACCGGAAGGAATCCTAA
- a CDS encoding alkaline phosphatase family protein translates to MALSGRGRRRAVLAGAAAAALVILAVVLSLALRGGPPAADPPASNAPATAAPAAADPATAAAAGPAAAAANPNGIGKIKHVVIITQENRSFDSYFGTYPGADGIPMKDGKPTVCVPDPAEGGCVRPFYNSADSNAGGPHSHADATADINGGAMDGFVAQAEKGLSGCGATSTKCQYSTTMPTDVMGYHDGRDLPNYWAYAQNFTLQDHLFASAASWSLPAHLYLVSEWSAKCTKAGDPSSCVNALQDPDPEPEPQIIKDTLIGKCQAGMDLDPCREALEAAGIDPGLAAQIDQLIGTSCKPTDSYAICQAAVDAASVSDDLKKKLTEAAKKLELPDYAWTDLTFLLHKHKIPWAYYVFNGTEPDCRNDAATCDPVKQDAKTPGLWNPLLYFDTVKEDGEQGNIKPLSGFYDAAKNGTLPAVTWVAPTDKVSEHAPAKISTGQAYVAGLINAVMSGPDWDSTAIFLSWDDWGGFYDHENPPVVDNNGYGLRVPGLVISPYAKKGFIDHQVLSHDAYFKFIEDDFLGGERIDPATDGRPDARPDVRENNPQLGDLAQSFDFTQAPLPPLILPNATTY, encoded by the coding sequence GTGGCGCTTTCAGGAAGGGGACGACGCCGGGCCGTGCTGGCAGGTGCCGCGGCGGCGGCTTTGGTGATCCTCGCCGTCGTCCTTTCCCTGGCGTTACGCGGCGGCCCACCTGCCGCAGACCCGCCGGCGTCGAACGCGCCCGCAACAGCCGCGCCCGCTGCCGCCGACCCTGCCACGGCGGCCGCCGCCGGCCCCGCAGCAGCTGCCGCCAACCCCAACGGGATCGGCAAGATCAAGCACGTGGTGATCATCACCCAGGAAAACAGATCCTTCGACAGCTACTTCGGGACGTACCCCGGGGCCGACGGGATTCCCATGAAGGACGGCAAGCCCACGGTGTGCGTTCCGGACCCTGCCGAGGGTGGCTGCGTCAGGCCCTTCTACAACTCGGCGGACAGCAACGCCGGCGGCCCGCACAGCCATGCCGACGCCACCGCTGACATCAACGGCGGGGCCATGGACGGGTTTGTGGCGCAGGCGGAGAAAGGGCTGTCAGGCTGCGGCGCCACTAGCACCAAATGCCAGTACAGCACCACCATGCCCACCGATGTAATGGGCTACCACGACGGGCGGGACCTGCCCAACTACTGGGCCTATGCGCAGAACTTCACCCTCCAGGACCATCTGTTCGCCTCCGCCGCCTCTTGGAGCCTGCCGGCGCACCTGTACCTGGTCTCGGAATGGTCGGCCAAATGCACCAAGGCCGGGGACCCGTCGTCGTGCGTGAACGCCCTGCAGGACCCGGACCCCGAACCGGAGCCGCAGATCATCAAGGACACGCTGATCGGCAAGTGCCAGGCCGGGATGGACCTGGACCCCTGCCGGGAGGCGCTGGAAGCTGCGGGCATCGACCCGGGCCTCGCCGCCCAGATTGACCAGCTCATCGGCACCAGCTGCAAGCCCACCGATTCGTACGCCATCTGCCAGGCGGCGGTGGATGCCGCCTCCGTGTCCGACGACCTGAAGAAGAAGCTCACCGAGGCCGCCAAGAAACTGGAACTGCCGGACTACGCCTGGACCGACCTGACGTTCCTGCTGCACAAGCACAAAATCCCGTGGGCCTACTACGTGTTCAACGGCACCGAACCGGACTGCCGCAATGACGCCGCCACCTGCGATCCGGTGAAGCAGGACGCCAAGACCCCCGGACTGTGGAATCCGCTGCTGTACTTCGACACGGTCAAGGAGGACGGCGAGCAGGGCAACATCAAGCCGCTGAGCGGTTTCTATGACGCCGCCAAAAACGGGACCCTGCCGGCGGTCACCTGGGTGGCGCCGACGGACAAAGTCAGCGAACACGCGCCCGCGAAGATCAGCACCGGGCAGGCCTACGTGGCCGGGCTCATCAACGCCGTGATGAGCGGGCCGGACTGGGACAGCACCGCCATTTTCCTCAGCTGGGACGACTGGGGCGGATTCTATGACCACGAAAACCCGCCGGTGGTGGACAACAACGGCTACGGGCTGCGCGTCCCGGGCCTGGTGATCAGCCCCTACGCGAAGAAGGGGTTCATCGACCACCAGGTCCTCAGCCACGACGCCTACTTCAAGTTCATCGAGGACGATTTCCTGGGCGGCGAGCGCATCGACCCCGCCACTGACGGCAGGCCGGACGCCCGCCCTGATGTCCGCGAGAACAACCCGCAGCTGGGCGACCTGGCACAGTCCTTCGACTTCACCCAGGCACCGCTGCCGCCGCTCATCCTGCCCAACGCCACCACCTACTGA